The following proteins come from a genomic window of Pleurocapsa minor HA4230-MV1:
- a CDS encoding photosystem I reaction center subunit II has protein sequence MAQEMKLSGKTPQFGGSTGGLLTKAEVEEKYAITWTSSKEQVFEMPTGGAAIMNEGENLLYLARKEQCLALGSQLRNKFKPKILDYKIYRVFPSGEIQYLHPADGVFPEKVNEGREYHGKIDRGIGKNPQPATIKFSGKAPYEV, from the coding sequence ATGGCACAAGAGATGAAGCTTTCTGGGAAAACTCCCCAGTTTGGTGGTAGTACAGGCGGCTTACTAACCAAGGCAGAAGTAGAAGAAAAATACGCTATTACCTGGACAAGCAGTAAAGAGCAAGTTTTTGAAATGCCTACTGGTGGTGCAGCGATTATGAATGAAGGAGAGAATCTGCTTTATTTAGCGCGCAAAGAACAGTGTTTGGCTTTAGGGTCACAATTGCGCAATAAATTTAAGCCAAAAATTCTGGACTACAAAATATATCGCGTCTTCCCCAGTGGAGAAATCCAATATTTGCACCCCGCAGATGGTGTATTCCCTGAAAAAGTGAATGAGGGACGGGAATATCACGGCAAAATAGACCGTGGAATTGGTAAAAACCCTCAGCCAGCTACAATTAAGTTTTCTGGGAAAGCACCTTACGAGGTATAG